A portion of the Manihot esculenta cultivar AM560-2 chromosome 2, M.esculenta_v8, whole genome shotgun sequence genome contains these proteins:
- the LOC110606309 gene encoding IRK-interacting protein: protein MAPSSSSSPSSSMSSSFPSAPHPSHHSPHFTPIQECDREEQEDEGSEGRSQMKATPTDCVDKKETPKHLPTPLYDKNGKPSSKKRHESSENCGEDGSVSCNKCRPTSREKISVVPLDNNGLNKHSSFIASPNGLFKSIFSSLTRKSPKSTDISTAREEQWRIAAAELSHKLIQATRKRDEALLEASRLKSSMSELEKKLNKLEVYCHNLKSGLDQCSSNSPYRVGRGFDIHLHQQNGVTGFSDKVIEQFLVSVSEARSSVRLLSRSLTMQLRHMGVRVYERLSVLLQPYDIKISFSKNPKSVLFYLEALLNKVFFEDFESVGFQKSSVNQILNPIDRCEANYASFNVLKELTWDEVLNKGTRHFSEEFSKFCDWKMNEIVAMLGWNRAWTEPLLQTFFGASKTVWLVHLLANSVHPGLPIFRVEKWVRFDSVYMEDMGGDRAKKLVPTMVRIMVAPGFYVYGSVVKCKVLCRYNNNNNINNVIDEKGLTLSSSPQGLHYPKSEIF from the exons atggctccttcgtcctcttcttctccttcctcaTCTATGTCCTCTTCTTTTCcttctgctccacatccatctcacCACTCCCCTCATTTCACTCCC ATTCAAGAATGTGATAGAGAAGAACAAGAAGATGAAGGCAGTGAAGGAAGAAGCCAAATGAAGGCGACACCTACTGACTGTGTGGATAAGAAAGAGACTCCGAAGCACCTGCCAACACCTCTTTATGACAAAAACGGCAAGCCTAGCTCTAAGAAACGGCATGAATCTAGTGAAAACTGTGGAGAAGATGGTTCCGTTTCTTGCAACAAGTGCCGTCCAACCTCACGAGAGAAGATCTCTGTGGTTCCTTTGGACAACAATGGATTAAACAAGCACTCATCTTTCATTGCAAGTCCTAATGGACTCTTCAAGTCTATATTCTCTTCGCTGACGAGAAAAAGTCCAAAATCTACAGATATATCGACGGCCAGAGAGGAGCAATGGAGGATTGCTGCGGCTGAGCTCTCGCATAAGCTGATTCAAGCTACAAGAAAGAGAGATGAAGCACTCCTTGAAGCTTCAAGGCTCAAGTCTTCGATGTCTGAACTCGAAAAGAAGCTTAACAAGCTTGAAGTTTATTGCCATAATTTGAAGTCCGGGCTGGACCAGTGTAGCAGCAATTCACCATATCGAGTTGGAAGAGGTTTCGATATCCATCTTCATCAGCAAAACGGTGTTACGGGTTTTAGTGACAAGGTGATAGAGCAATTCTTGGTTTCAGTTTCAGAAGCTAGGTCCTCGGTTAGGCTTTTGAGCAGGTCACTCACTATGCAACTAAGGCACATGGGAGTCAGAGTTTATGAGAGATTATCTGTTCTGCTTCAACCATATGATATAAAGATTTCATTCTCCAAGAATCCCAAAAGTGTTCTCTTTTACCTTGAGGCCTTGTTGAATAAAGTtttctttgaagattttgaatcTGTTGGGTTCCAAAAGAGTTCTGTAAATCAAATCCTGAACCCAATTGATAGATGTGAAGCAAACTATGCATCTTTTAATGTGCTAAAGGAGTTGACATGGGATGAGGTGTTGAATAAGGGGACAAGGCATTTCAGTGAAGAGTTCAGTAAGTTCTGCGACTGGAAAATGAATGAGATTGTAGCTATGTTGGGATGGAATAGAGCCTGGACTGAACCACTGTTGCAGACATTCTTTGGTGCGTCTAAAACTGTGTGGTTGGTGCACCTTCTGGCCAACTCGGTACACCCTGGTTTGCCGATCTTTAGGGTGGAGAAGTGGGTGAGGTTTGATTCGGTTTACATGGAAGATATGGGTGGAGACAGAGCAAAGAAGTTGGTCCCAACCATGGTCCGGATCATGGTTGCACCTGGGTTTTATGTCTA